The genomic DNA CGCACAACCATAAAGAAAACAAGGTAAAACTTGCCACGCGAACCATTGCGTTACCACGACACCAAAGCCATTTCTGAACCGTCACATCTTGCATATCAAAACAATGCTACAAACAAATAAAAATAAATCAGGGAACCCCATCAATAAGTTAGCACACCTATTAAGCCAGCGCATCTTGCACTTATTCAGTTTAGCCATAATTTTATTAACTTTGACTACAGCCTGTAGCCCTCCTCAAGCAGTCGCCAAGGATCGAACTTTCCTAGACCTCTCCCTCGACTTCTTAAGCGAGTATCAACTACCAAAAATCAACTTTGACGATCTCCCCGTTGGCGGTTTATCAGGAATTGCTTACGATGGCAAAGGTACTGCGACTTCTACAGATCCTGCCTTTCGATTTTATGCCATCTCTGACGATCCCAGCGCATACGGTGACGCGAGATTTTATACTCTCAAACTCAAGCTGGCAGAGGCCGATACAGGAAAATTTGCCATCGATAGAGTCGCAGTTGAAGGTATTACTTATCTCGCCGACAAAGACGGAAAAACCTTCTCGAAAGATTCCATAAACCCTGAAGGTATAGCCATTTCTCCCCGCAAGTCAGTATTTGTTGCCAGCGAAGGCGTAACCCATCTTGGCATTCCTCCTTTTGTCCGAGAATTTGACTTAAAAACTGGGAAAATCCGAGGAAGCGTGCCCATACCAGAGCGTTATCTTCCCGATAACACAGATGAAAAGCAAGGCCAGGGAGTAGTTGACAATTTAGGCTTTGAATCCTTAACTATAGACCCAGAAAGCTGGAGTGCTGATGGTCTCGATCCGTTTCGGATCTTTACAGCTATAGAAGCCCCTTTAATGCAAGATAGCGACCCAGAGCAGGTAAAAAATCTCCGCTTATTGCATTATGTCATAGTCGATAAAACAGCGCAATTAGTTTCAGAAAATTTCTATCAGCTCGATCCGGCTCCTTTGACTATTTTGAATGGATTAACAGAATTAGTAGCTATAGGTAAAGGCGGTCACTTGCTCAGTTTAGAGCGTAGTTTTGGGGTTTATGGATATGGCGCTAAGATTTTTCAGTTAGCATTAGGAGGTGCTACTGATACTTCTAGAATTTACAGCTTGAAGGGTAAGGTGACAACGGCTGAACCCGTGAAGAAAAAGCTATTACTAGATTTGAAGGATTTGGAAATTCCTCTGTACAATTTGGAGGGAATGACTCTAGGGCCGCGTTTGCCAGATGGTAGTCAGAGTTTAGTATTAGTGAGCGATGATAATTTTGATGAGGAGCAAAAAACTCAGTTTCTATTGTTTCGCTTGAAAGTATAAGTAGAAGGAAGAAGGAAGAAGGAAGAAGGAAGGATTTAGTTATCTAAGAGAGAAGGAAGATACGTAATTCTGCGTAATTCCTGATTTATTCCTTTTCCCTCTCCTAAAAGGAGAGGGAAGAGAGAGATAGTTCGGGAGTTGGGGGATTAGGTCAAACAATGTAGCATTGAGTAATGCTATAGCAACCCCTGTCGTCAGTTAAGACGTTCTGAGTTCCACCAAACTCGCTGATTTTATTCCCTTCTTTCCCTAGCCCCTAGCCCCTAGTCCCTAGCCCCTAACCGCTGAAAGCGGTTCCTGACCCCTAAGACAACTTCTTCAAATCAGAATTAGCCACCTCATTACCAACAATAGATCGCATTCCCTCTAAAGTTGCGGGTATACTGCGCGGGTCCATAAACATCACCTTGCTGCTGTCGCTGCTACCAATTTTTAGACCCATATCTAAATAGTTTTGAGCTAGTAAAAACTGGAGTGCTTCGCGAGCATTCGGGTCATTTTCCAGAGTTTTGCCAATAATTTGCAATGCTTCAGCAGTCGCCTGAGCTTTAAGAACTTGACTTTGGCGTTCCGCCTGAGCTTTGAGAACGATCGCTTTTTGCTGCGCCTCGGCCTCCAAAATTGTCGATTTCTGACGCGCTTGTGCGTCCAAAACTTGAGCTTCTGCTCTACCTTGAGCGCTATTAATTGCCGAATCCCGTTCCCCTTCAGATGTCAGAATTGCTGCACGTTTGCGCCTGTCGGCCGCCATTTGCAATTCCATTGATTCTTGCACTGTCTGGGAAGGAACAATATCCCGCAATTCTACCCGCGTTACTTTCACTCCCCAAGGATCGGTAGCAATGTCTAAATCTCGGAGTAAAATTTCATTAATTTGAGAACGGGCCGTAAAGGTTTGTTCTAGATCGAGTTGACCCATTTCCGAGCGAATTTGCGTCAGCACCATATTTACCATTGCTGACTGAAGATTTTCTACTTTATAGTAGGCTTTTTCCATGTCCATAATCCGCCAGTAGACCACCGCATCTACTGTAAAAGAAACGTTATCGCGGGTAATACAGGCTTGGGGGGGAATGTCTAAGACTTTTTCGCGGATAGTTTGTTCATAGACGACGCGATCGAGAAAAGGGATGACAAAATTAAGACCAGGTTCCAATTTTTTGCCGCTATATTTGCCCAAGGTTTCGACTAAGGCTTCGTTCCCTTGATTGACAATTTTAATAGAGCCTGCGATCGTAGAACCGCCTAGAGCTAAAAATACGAGTAAAAAAAATCCTTCCATTTCAATTTCTCCTAAATAAATAGTAACTACCAAAGTAGTGAGGACATTCTGGTTTCCACCAAACCCCCTGATTTTCTTCCCTTCTTCCCTTCTTCCCTTCTTCCCTTCTTCCCTTCTTCCCCTTCTTCCCTTCTTCCCCATCTCCCCATCTCCCCATCTCCCCATCTCCCCCTCTTCCCTAGCCCCTAGCCCCTAGCCCCTAGCCCCTTCTTCCCCTAGCCCCTAGCCCCTATTCAAGAATGCAGCAGGTATTCTGGCATCACAATCAAGGTAGTACCTTCTCGCCCTACTACAATCACATTCTGGGAGGGTGCGATCGCGACAGCATCATCTGCACAACGAGCTCGCCAAGAGTTACCCTGATAAATCACTCTTCCCGTACCTCCAGCCGGAATTTCTGTCAAAGTTTCGGCTTCCTTAGCATCTTCAAGCACTTTGGCGTTGCGCTTTGGGACTAAGCGACGAGATCCCAGTATAAAAACTGCCGAGAATGCCATCCACAGTATCACCTGCAAATTAACGTTAGGCAAAACTAAAGATACAAGAGCTACGGCAAAAGCGCTCAATCCCATCATAAATGCTACAAAAGCAGTGGGTAGAAATAGCTCCGCCAAGCAAAGCATGGCTCCCGCCAGCAACCAGAGCTCGGTAGGAGATGAGAATATAGATAAAATCGGTTGCGGGGTGGAGATATTAGCAACCCCAGCAAATAAGCTGATGGTGTTCATTGTCGCGATCGCACTCATAAAAAGTATTCGAGATTAAGTAACTTAAATTACTGTCACCTCCATACTGCACGGCTCAAACTAAAATTTCAACGTAGAGGATACATTTGAGAAATTAATAGGGGCTAAAATCAGTTTATTCTCACATCCAGTAATTTAGCTCTCTCAAGCAAATAACTTTATAATGTTTTTAGACAAAATTTTTGACATGATTAGCCTTTCTTCCCAAAAGATTTATTGCCCCAACTTAGCCTGTCCCAATCCTCGCAATTCCTTGGGCCGCCGGGAGTGCGAAGCTTGCCAAACCCATTTGATCTATAGGTATCTTTGGGCAGTAGGGCCAGAAGCAGAACAAGTACCACAGGGTAGCGAAATCGGCGATCGCTACTTTGCGATCGAGCCTCAAGTTTGGCTCGATACCAGACCCGGAGAACCCCCTAACGCCCCCGAACAACTGCCTGATGCGATCCTTCCTTACCTCCATTTATACTCTGAAAGGCTTCACGTTCCAGAGGTCTATGGTTTTTGTCAACTAGGAGAATCGGAGGAAGCACCACAGGTATTGTTGTTAGAAAATGCACCAGTAGATGCGATCGGTCGCCTCCATCCTTCTATTGTAGAAGCTTGGCTAGGAACATCAGCAGTTCGTCAAGTTTATTGGCTGTGGCAAATTCTGCAACTGTGGGCTCCACTATCCGCCGAGGGAGTAGCTTCTAGCTTACTGGCGGCCGAGAATATTCGGGTTGAAGGTTGGCGAGTGCGGTTGTTGGAACTGCTTCCCGGAGGTAAATCTCAACCAACATTGCGAAATTTAGCAGAACTTTGGACTCCTTGGGTAGAAGCAGCACAACCATCCGTACAACAAGGACTGGAAGAAATTTGTATACTTTTGCGTCGTAGTGAGGCAACTGTAGAGGCGATCGCGCCAGAACTCAATCTGCTACTGCTCGAAGTCGCCGCTCAATTACCCCTACACTTAGAAATAGCTGGAGCCACCGATACAGGCCCTCAGCGCGACCACAACGAAGACAGCTATTACCCTAAAAATTCAGATTTACCCCAAATCCCAACCCCCACTCGCAACCCACAGATTCCTTACCTAGCAATAGTTTGTGACGGAGTTGGCGGCCACGAAGGCGGAGAGATAGCAAGCCAACTGGCAGTAGAGTCCCTCAAACCATTAATCCAAACTCTCTTAGTAGAAATAGCTCAACAGCCAGATTTGACTCCCCCAGAAGTCGTTAGCAGGCAACTCGAAGAGAGCGTTAGGGTAGTAAATAATGTAATTGCTGCCCAAAACAACGAACAAGGGCGAGAATTAAGGCAACGTATGGGAACCACTCTAGTTATGGCTCTCCAGTTACCTCAGCAAGTTAAAACTTCAGATGTCGAGCAATTAAATAATTCTCACGAACTCTACTTAGTTAATGTTGGGGATAGTCGCGCCTATTGGCTAACTGAATATAGTTGCTGTCGCCTGACTGTCGATGACGACGTGGCTACTAGGGAAGTCCGTCTAGGTCATTGTCTCTATTGGGAGGCGCAATTGCGATCGGATGCGGGAGCCCTGACCCAAGCTCTCGGTACGCGGGAAGGGGAATATCTGCATCCATCGATTCAGCGTTTTATTGTTGAAGAAGATGGTTTGTTAATGCTGTGTTCTGACGGTCTTAGCGATAATGATTGGGTAGAAAAATCTTGGGCAGATTATGCACCTGCCGTGTTAAAGGGCGAGATTTCTTTACAGTCAGCTATTCAGTCTTGGATTCGTCTGGCTAATGATAAAAATGGTTATGACAATACATCGGTGGTCATCGTTCATTGCCGGATTTCTCCAGAGAAGTTGGTGTTCTTCAATCCAGTTCAATTACCCAATACAACAGAGACTCTTGAATCTGAGCTTTCCGCAGCTTCTAAGGCACTTCTGTACCCTGAAACGGTTGGAGCTAAATCCCCCCGAAGACAGCAGAAATTGAAGAGCTTAGTGCCTGTGCTAGGGCTGTTAGCGCTGCTTTTAGTAGGAGGTGTTGGGGCTGTATGGTATCACAATCGCCAAGTCTCGGAACAAAAAAATGAGCAAATCCCCTTGTTCCCTAATACTTCCTCGCCGACTAAGTAGTGAAGTGGGGAGCGGGGGAGCGGGGGAGCAGGGGAGCAGGGGAGCGGGGGAGCAGAGGAGAGGGGGAGCAGAGGAGAGGGGAGAATTTATCTTAATTTTCTTGACACTCTCACCCCTGAATCTGTGTAGTTGTATGTAAAAATAGAAAGATTGTCCGAATCTAGTCCTAGTGCTTGGCATCGGTGCTGGTGGAGACTGTGAGAGAGATAACACTAAGTTTAAAGCTATGAAAGTTGGCGATCGCGTTTGCATCCAAAAATCTGTCGTTGTTTACCACCATCCCGAACATCGTAATCAACCCTTCGATCTTAAGGGCATGGAAGGAGATGTGGTGGCGATAGTTCTCGAATGGCAAGGCAGACCCGTAAGTGCCAACTTGCCTATTCAAGTCCAGTTCAACAAAAAATTTAGGGTACACCTCAAAGAGGATGAAGTGGAAGTCATTCAAAATAGTTGAGGAGGGAAAGTTTTGAGTTTTGAGTTATAAATCAATTTCATAATTCATAACTCATATTCCTCTTCCTTCTTATCGTTTTCCTCGGCGAAACCATCCCAGAATATTAAAATCGCCTTGCATTTTCTGCAATTCCTGCTGGTGTTGCTTAGCTGTGCTGTAATACCATTGGCAGTAACTCTCAAATTCCTGGCGATATTTTACTTCTTGGTAAAATTCCCTAGTAATTTGATGCTGTTTGAGAATTTCTGCGGGTACAGGCGGTTCGGGGACGATGTTTCGCAATTCATGAGGAAACATGATTTGTAGGTTCCTACTGCGGCAAAGGTTGGTATTGATTAGCCCAAAGCTAACACAGTTATACCCAACCCCGCAGCCGATATACTGCTAGTCCGATATACTCTTTTAAGGCTTTTGTTGACTGCTGTAAATTGTAAGCATCTGGCAGTAGATTTAAAAGTACAGCTTGGAAACTACTTTGAGATGCTTCCATATCCTGCTGTGTTATGGAAAAGTCTGTCGGTGCGGGAATTGTTTCTATTCCCTGACGCTGGAAAATTAGGAGCGATCGCGGCATATGTAAGGCTGATGTTACCAGTAAAATCGGCCCTAGAATGTTATTATCTTTTAAAATCTTGCGGACATTAACTGCATTTTGGTAGGTATTGAGAGAGGTTGGATCTTGGAGAATAGCTGATGTAGGTACGCCCATAGCTTGGGCTATTTCTGCCATGTCTGCTGACTCTGGTGGGCCTCCTCCTTTCCACTCTACTCTACCACCACTGAGAATGAGCCAGGGGGCTTTGCCTTGGCGATAAAGCTGAGATCCATAGAGGATGCGATCGCCTGCTTCGCCGACTTCTACCCAAGGTCGAGGCGGTAAAGCTGGCTTGATGCCACCGCCTAAAACTACTATAGCTCTAGTTTGGGGAATTGGTGTCGGCGGCAGATTTTGAGTTTCGAGCGATCGCACTAAATTTTGAGCAATCCAGCCATTACTCAATGTCAATAAAATAGTTAGTGCTAGGGCCATTGCCCCCGCCGCCCATCTGGGACGTTTCCAAAACATTACTAAAGCAAAAATTATTAACAGACAACTTAATCCCAATGGATAGAAAAATAAAGGCAGTAGTTTAGACAGGAATAAAAACATTTTTGGTAATTGGTAATTGGTAATTGGGATACACAGATTTTACAGATTCCTCTGATTTCACAGACTAAACGATCGTGACTCTAACTAATCCGTGTCATCCGTGTAATCGGTAAAATCCGCGTTCATAATTGGTAATTGGTAATTGCTAATGGCTAATTGCTAATTGCTAATTGCTAATTACCCATCTCCCCCACCCTCCCCATCTCCCCCTCTCCTCTGCTCCCCTGCTCCCCCGCTCCCCCTCTTCCCCTAGCCCCTTCTTCTATCTTTTTTTTCTAAATAACCAATCAAGTAAGGTGACGGCTCTACCAGTAGAACGATTCGACGACTGTAACTTTTTTTGTGGTTGAGTTTTTGCTGATTCTGGGACGAGGAAATTAGGCAAGTTTTCTGCGAGTTTTTCACTTGCTATCTCATCTACATTTATTGGTTTTTCCTCCTCAGTATTCCACCAAGTCAGAACTAAGCCACAAGCCGTCCCTCCAAGAATACCTAAGCAGATACTCAAAGGCATTGTATACCCAGTGAATCGAAAGCCAAGTGTTAGAAACAACCACATTGAAATACCTCCGGCTAAACCTACTGGGGGGATAGAAATTTTTAGCATAGTTTGTGAGGAGTTTTATCGTTCGTATATTATACTAAGTTGCATTAACTAACCTAAGTTACTATTTACTTTCTGACCTCAACCATAAATATTAATTTCGAGCTTCTTAGGCTAACCAAGGCTTGGCATCTCCTATTCCCTGTTTGATCGATATTCCCGATAGTAATTAGTTTCAATGGGCAATCGGCAATAAGCTCCGATCTAGTACCTCATCTAGCTAAGAAATACTATAATAACCTTGGCAGTTACTATATAAAGCGATCGCCCTCTATAAAGCTAAGCAATCCCAACATTTTCAAGGAGATGGCTTTGCTAGACTGGGAATGGGACAATTGCGTAAGTCCTGAACTTAATAAAGCGATCGCCCTCTATAATCAGAACAGTCGATCGCATCTTCAGATAAAGCAATTTTCGGCTGAACGGGACACTTGAGGTGATAGTCACCCGTAAAAAATGCACAATTAGCACAAGGAATTTGGTGCATCCGCTTAGCCCGCTTAACCGAGTCTGCGATCGCACTTCCAATGTTCCAGAATAGCAGCAACATCAACGCCCAAGCACAGACAAAGCACAACGGTACCAAAAAAGGCTCTATAGCTCGAATTAGAAAGTAAAGCATTTGAAACATAGCTTATACTTACAAACAGAGTAACTATAAAATAAATTAATCCAAAGCGCGACTAAGAGCAAGAAAAATTAAAAAATCTCAAAGCCTACCGGAAAACCGGAGGATTGTGGCATCATAGAGAACTGAACTAAAATAAAACTAGAGGAAATAACTTATGGCCCTGAGATTAGGCGATACAGTCCCCAACTTCACTCAAGCCTCCTCCGAAGGAGAAATAAATTTCTACGACTGGGCTGGCGATAGCTGGGTAGTACTCTTCTCACACCCCGCCGACTATACACCAGTATGCACCACCGAACTAGGCGAAGTTGCCCGCCTAAAATCAGAATTTGAAAAGCGTGGTGTCAAAACCATAGCCCTCAGCGTCGATAATGAAGAGTCCCACAAAGGCTGGATTAATGACATTGAGGAAACCCAAAAAGTTAGCCTAAATTATCCTATTTTAGCTGACGCAGATCGGAAAGTGTCAGACCTTTATGACATGATCCATCCCAACTCCTTGAACAACTTAACAATCCGTACAGTTTTCGTCATCGATCCCCAAAAGAAACTGCGTCTGAACATTACCTATCCTGCGAGTACCGGTCGTAACTTTGATGAAATTTTGCGGGTAATTGATTCTCTACAACTCACAGACAAATATAGCGTCGCTACCCCTGTTAACTGGAAAGATGGTCAAGATTGTGTAATTGTACCCTCGATCAAAGATCCTGAAGAGTTGAAACAGAAATTTCCCAAAGGTTACGAAGTAATTAAGCCTTACTTGCGGATGACTCCTCAACCTAATAAATAGTATTGAATTTTTGTCGTCCGATGGTAATGGAGGCGCGATTAATTGCGCCTCTGCCAGCATATTTTAATGGAGAAAAAATTATGCTCTCATCTCCGATAGTATTACGTATGCCGCCCAAAATGCAAATGACAGAAGATGAGTTTTTTGAATTCTGTCAAATCAATCGCGACTTACAAATCGAACGAAATCAATCAGGAGAAGTGCTAATTATGCCCCCCACTGGAGGAACAACAGGCAATCGCAGCGGTAGCATATTTGCACAGTTATATAATTGGACAGAGCAAGACGGAACGGGTATTTGTTTTGACTCAAGCACTGGATTTAAGCTGTCAGTTGGTGACAAATCCCCAGACGCTTCGTGGATGAAACTGGAACGATGGAATGCTTTATCAGAAGAACAGCAAGATAAATTTGTACCAATTTGTCCTGATTTTGTAGTAGAACTCAGGTCTGCTTCCGATAACTTGAAACCCTTGCAAGAAAAAATGGCAGAATACATGAGGGAAGCGGGAGTAAAGTTAGGCTGGTTAATCGATCGCAAAAATCGCAGAGTTTATATTTATCGTCCTGGTTTGTCAGAGGAATGTTTGGAAAATCCAGCTACAATTAGCGGCGATCCTATTTTGCCGGGATTTATTCTTAATATGAGTAAGATTTGGTAAATAGATCGTTATCAAAGAAAGAATTTTTGAAGGGAGGAAAACACCATGCTCTCATCTCCAATAGTATTACGTATGCCGCCTAAAATGCAAATGACAGAAGATGATTTTTTTGAGTTCTGTCAAATTAATCGCGACTTACAAATTGAACGAAATCAATCGGGAGAAGTGTTAATTATGCCCCCCACTGGTTCAGAGACAGGAAACCGAGAAGGCAACATCTTCGGGCCTTTGTGGGTATGGTCAGAGCAAGATGGCACAGGTTTAGTTTTTACTTCTAGTGCAGGATTTACCTTATCAACAGGTGCAGAAAGAGCGCCAGACTCCGCTTGGATTAAACTAGAAAGATGGAATGCTTTATCCTCAGAAAACAAGAAAAAATTTGCTCCCATTTGTCCTGATTTTGTAGTAGAACTCAGGTCTGAGTCTGATAACTTAAAACCTCTGCAAGAAAAAATGGCGGAATACATGAGGGAAGCGGGAGTCAGGCTAGGCTGGCTAATTGACCGCAAAAATCGCAGAGTTTATATTTACCGTCCAGGTTTACCAGAGGAATGTTTGGAAAATCCTGCTACAATTAGCGGCGATCCTGTTTTGCCGGGATTTGTTCTCAATATGAGTAAAATTTGGTAATTTTATTTATAGTCAAATTCCCAGATGCAAAATGAAAAAATCGCCGCTACAAGTTTTATCAGCGTAGGTTGCCAGAGTTATCAAATTGTTGACTACCATATCTCGATCAAATTCTAACTGTTCGTAATACGGCTCACTTTCTACTCCTTCATCATCTATGTCAGACATCCAAGAACCAGTTAGCTGAAGTTTTGCAGGAGCTTTTGAAAATAATTGTGCCCATGACCAAACTACATGATGAAAAACCTCTGCTCCCTGTTTATTGATGATTGTCGGCCCGTAAAGATTTAAGCCGTAACCTTGCCACTCTTTAAGATTATCTTTAGGATTAGCAGGGTTGAGGGTAGGTACCCACTTTAATGTATCATTAAGGTAACTAATCAAATCATAGTCAATTATCAGACGGGAAGAGTTCAGATCGCAAGAGCGACGAAAGTATTTGGCGTAATCTGTATAATTAACTTTCCCTTCAGGCAAAAGTAAAAAATCATGGTCGAGACTCATACGTTTACTCCTAAAAATTGCTAATACGATCCAAATGAAATTATGTTATTATCAGAATCTAGGTCAATGTACCGCCCATTCTTAGAGTACCTTTTCACCCCTGGCCTTGCTCCTGAAACATTGGTTTTCCGTGACCCTTTTTTAGCTGCAATCTTAAATTCCTCTGCTTTTCGCAGATATTGGGTAACATCTTCTGCCCCTACTTCGTCACCATGCTTGAGAAAGTGTTCCTGTAACGACTGTTGAGGTGAATCATAGCTCCCTTTTGCCCACGAGCCAGTGAAATCTTCTATTTCTTAAGTATAAACCTTTGTGTATATAATGAGTAATAAGAATTTATTGTAAAATTTAGTAGTAAATAAAAACACAAATAGCATGGATATCAAAAACGGTTTTGTAGGCACTCTTGGCAACACCCCCCTAATCCGATTAAACAGCTTCAGCGATGAAACTGGGTGCGAAATTCTCGGTAAAGCAGAATTTCTTAATCCCGGCGGTTCTGTGAAAGATCGAGCAGCCCATTATATTATCAAAGATGCCGAAGAAAAAGGCTTATTAAAACCAGGTGGGACAGTAGTAGAAGGAACCGCAGGCAATACTGGCATCGGTTTAGCTCATATATGCAACGCTAAAGGTTACAAATGCCTAATCGTAATTCCTGATACCCAATCTCAAGAAAAAATAGACGCATTGAGAACATTAGGGGCTGAAGTCCGAACCGTGCCTGCTGTTCCCTACAAAGATCCTAATAACTATGTTAAATTCTCTGGAAGATTGGCCTCAGAAATAGATAATGCAATCTGGGCAAATCAATTTGATAATTTAGCTAATCGTCAAGCACATTATGAAACAACTGGCCCCGAAATCTGGGGACAAACAGGAGGAAAAATTGATGCTTGGGTGACAGCAACGGGAACGGGAGGAACTTTTGCCGGGGTGGGAATGTTCCTAAAAGAAAAGAATCCAGCCATTAGAATCATTTTGGCAGAGCCAATGGGTAGCGGTCTTTACAGTTACGTTAAAACTGGGGAAATTAAGATAGAAGGTAGCTCAATTACTGAAGGTATTGGCACTAGCAGAATTACTGCTAATATGGAAAATGCTCCTATAGATGATGCCATCCAAATTGACGACGCGGAAGCAGTGCGGGTGATTTACCAACTGTTGAGAAAAGACGGATTATTTATGGGTGGTTCCGTAGGAATTAATGTCGGTGCGGCGGTTGCATTAGCGAAGCAGATGGGGCCGGGACATACAATTGTGACTGTACTTTGCGATGGCGGTTCTCGCTATCAATCGCGGCTATTTAATCGAGAATGGTTAGCTGGAAAAGGTTTGTCGCCGGATTAAAAAAGTGTTGTCGCGAACATATCCGTAACGCCGTCCTCTGGGCGGTATTGTTACCCCCAGAGGGCGGCATTACGTAAGTTGTGAAAAAATAAAATTATCCTCATCCTAGCCACTGCCATAAGTAAAGCTAATCAATACCAGATTTTAAGCGCGATCGCTTCCACATAACTCCTGTTAAAATCAGCTTGAGGAAAAAAGTTTGTTACAGGCATCAGGGAGTGCATCTAAGTGACAATCAAGACACCAGCCTGCCGCAGAGCAATCAACTTAGCCGCAGCAGGCTTTACAATCATTGAAATATTAATTATAATTTTTATACTGGGTATATTCAGTGCGATCGCGGCTCCTAGTTGGTTAGCATTCATCAATAACCAAAACCTTCGCACCTCCCAAGATAGAATTTTCTGGGCAATACGCATCGCCCAAAGCAACGCCAAACGCGATAAAATTTCCTG from Kamptonema formosum PCC 6407 includes the following:
- a CDS encoding Uma2 family endonuclease; amino-acid sequence: MLSSPIVLRMPPKMQMTEDEFFEFCQINRDLQIERNQSGEVLIMPPTGGTTGNRSGSIFAQLYNWTEQDGTGICFDSSTGFKLSVGDKSPDASWMKLERWNALSEEQQDKFVPICPDFVVELRSASDNLKPLQEKMAEYMREAGVKLGWLIDRKNRRVYIYRPGLSEECLENPATISGDPILPGFILNMSKIW
- a CDS encoding esterase-like activity of phytase family protein, whose amino-acid sequence is MLQTNKNKSGNPINKLAHLLSQRILHLFSLAIILLTLTTACSPPQAVAKDRTFLDLSLDFLSEYQLPKINFDDLPVGGLSGIAYDGKGTATSTDPAFRFYAISDDPSAYGDARFYTLKLKLAEADTGKFAIDRVAVEGITYLADKDGKTFSKDSINPEGIAISPRKSVFVASEGVTHLGIPPFVREFDLKTGKIRGSVPIPERYLPDNTDEKQGQGVVDNLGFESLTIDPESWSADGLDPFRIFTAIEAPLMQDSDPEQVKNLRLLHYVIVDKTAQLVSENFYQLDPAPLTILNGLTELVAIGKGGHLLSLERSFGVYGYGAKIFQLALGGATDTSRIYSLKGKVTTAEPVKKKLLLDLKDLEIPLYNLEGMTLGPRLPDGSQSLVLVSDDNFDEEQKTQFLLFRLKV
- a CDS encoding YdcF family protein, whose product is MFLFLSKLLPLFFYPLGLSCLLIIFALVMFWKRPRWAAGAMALALTILLTLSNGWIAQNLVRSLETQNLPPTPIPQTRAIVVLGGGIKPALPPRPWVEVGEAGDRILYGSQLYRQGKAPWLILSGGRVEWKGGGPPESADMAEIAQAMGVPTSAILQDPTSLNTYQNAVNVRKILKDNNILGPILLVTSALHMPRSLLIFQRQGIETIPAPTDFSITQQDMEASQSSFQAVLLNLLPDAYNLQQSTKALKEYIGLAVYRLRGWV
- a CDS encoding SPFH domain-containing protein, translating into MEGFFLLVFLALGGSTIAGSIKIVNQGNEALVETLGKYSGKKLEPGLNFVIPFLDRVVYEQTIREKVLDIPPQACITRDNVSFTVDAVVYWRIMDMEKAYYKVENLQSAMVNMVLTQIRSEMGQLDLEQTFTARSQINEILLRDLDIATDPWGVKVTRVELRDIVPSQTVQESMELQMAADRRKRAAILTSEGERDSAINSAQGRAEAQVLDAQARQKSTILEAEAQQKAIVLKAQAERQSQVLKAQATAEALQIIGKTLENDPNAREALQFLLAQNYLDMGLKIGSSDSSKVMFMDPRSIPATLEGMRSIVGNEVANSDLKKLS
- a CDS encoding peroxiredoxin, which produces MALRLGDTVPNFTQASSEGEINFYDWAGDSWVVLFSHPADYTPVCTTELGEVARLKSEFEKRGVKTIALSVDNEESHKGWINDIEETQKVSLNYPILADADRKVSDLYDMIHPNSLNNLTIRTVFVIDPQKKLRLNITYPASTGRNFDEILRVIDSLQLTDKYSVATPVNWKDGQDCVIVPSIKDPEELKQKFPKGYEVIKPYLRMTPQPNK
- a CDS encoding Uma2 family endonuclease translates to MLSSPIVLRMPPKMQMTEDDFFEFCQINRDLQIERNQSGEVLIMPPTGSETGNREGNIFGPLWVWSEQDGTGLVFTSSAGFTLSTGAERAPDSAWIKLERWNALSSENKKKFAPICPDFVVELRSESDNLKPLQEKMAEYMREAGVRLGWLIDRKNRRVYIYRPGLPEECLENPATISGDPVLPGFVLNMSKIW
- a CDS encoding cysteine synthase A, with the translated sequence MDIKNGFVGTLGNTPLIRLNSFSDETGCEILGKAEFLNPGGSVKDRAAHYIIKDAEEKGLLKPGGTVVEGTAGNTGIGLAHICNAKGYKCLIVIPDTQSQEKIDALRTLGAEVRTVPAVPYKDPNNYVKFSGRLASEIDNAIWANQFDNLANRQAHYETTGPEIWGQTGGKIDAWVTATGTGGTFAGVGMFLKEKNPAIRIILAEPMGSGLYSYVKTGEIKIEGSSITEGIGTSRITANMENAPIDDAIQIDDAEAVRVIYQLLRKDGLFMGGSVGINVGAAVALAKQMGPGHTIVTVLCDGGSRYQSRLFNREWLAGKGLSPD
- a CDS encoding PP2C family protein-serine/threonine phosphatase, coding for MFLDKIFDMISLSSQKIYCPNLACPNPRNSLGRRECEACQTHLIYRYLWAVGPEAEQVPQGSEIGDRYFAIEPQVWLDTRPGEPPNAPEQLPDAILPYLHLYSERLHVPEVYGFCQLGESEEAPQVLLLENAPVDAIGRLHPSIVEAWLGTSAVRQVYWLWQILQLWAPLSAEGVASSLLAAENIRVEGWRVRLLELLPGGKSQPTLRNLAELWTPWVEAAQPSVQQGLEEICILLRRSEATVEAIAPELNLLLLEVAAQLPLHLEIAGATDTGPQRDHNEDSYYPKNSDLPQIPTPTRNPQIPYLAIVCDGVGGHEGGEIASQLAVESLKPLIQTLLVEIAQQPDLTPPEVVSRQLEESVRVVNNVIAAQNNEQGRELRQRMGTTLVMALQLPQQVKTSDVEQLNNSHELYLVNVGDSRAYWLTEYSCCRLTVDDDVATREVRLGHCLYWEAQLRSDAGALTQALGTREGEYLHPSIQRFIVEEDGLLMLCSDGLSDNDWVEKSWADYAPAVLKGEISLQSAIQSWIRLANDKNGYDNTSVVIVHCRISPEKLVFFNPVQLPNTTETLESELSAASKALLYPETVGAKSPRRQQKLKSLVPVLGLLALLLVGGVGAVWYHNRQVSEQKNEQIPLFPNTSSPTK
- a CDS encoding ferredoxin-thioredoxin reductase variable chain codes for the protein MKVGDRVCIQKSVVVYHHPEHRNQPFDLKGMEGDVVAIVLEWQGRPVSANLPIQVQFNKKFRVHLKEDEVEVIQNS
- a CDS encoding NfeD family protein → MFSSPTELWLLAGAMLCLAELFLPTAFVAFMMGLSAFAVALVSLVLPNVNLQVILWMAFSAVFILGSRRLVPKRNAKVLEDAKEAETLTEIPAGGTGRVIYQGNSWRARCADDAVAIAPSQNVIVVGREGTTLIVMPEYLLHS